The Xanthomonas fragariae genome has a segment encoding these proteins:
- a CDS encoding ABC transporter ATP-binding protein translates to MFRWFESLIDIFPPIEQEMPPRSVWRFYLHYLRPLWPILLATLVAGLLLALVEVAMFDFLGRIVDMLAERPGPEFFHRHASALAWMALITLVARPVFTGLHNLLVNQAIVPGLSNRSRWLMHNYVVRQSLGFFNNDFAGRIANRVMQTGTSLRESAVQMVDALWYIVVYTGSALWLFAQADPWLMVPLLIWLVVYVGLMAFFVPRMKVRAWIASDARSKATGRIVDGYTNISTLKLFAHAGREEAYVRDAIDELAVKHRGQTRVTTAMDTAIAVANGFLIVGTCGLALWLWSRGQISVGAITLATGLVIRIHNMSGWIMWTVNGIFEDIGSVQDGMQTISQPVQVQDAPNAVPLQVTQGQVRFEHIHFHYGKCGGVIAGMDLQVRAGEKIGLVGPSGAGKSTLVNVMLRLYDLEQGRILIDGQDIALVTQESLRGQIGLVTQDTSLLHRSIRDNLLYGRPQATDAQMLEAVRKARADSFIDTLVDGEGRRGFDAYVGERGVKLSGGQRQRIAIARVLLKDAPILILDEATSALDSEVEAAIQDSLDALMGNKTVIAIAHRLSTIARMDRLVVMDAGRIVETGTHAELIAQGGLYARLWARQTGGFVAADR, encoded by the coding sequence ATGTTCCGCTGGTTCGAATCCCTGATCGATATCTTTCCGCCGATCGAGCAGGAAATGCCGCCACGTAGCGTGTGGCGGTTCTATCTACATTACCTGCGGCCGCTGTGGCCGATCCTGCTGGCCACACTGGTCGCCGGGCTGCTGCTGGCCTTGGTGGAAGTGGCGATGTTCGACTTCCTCGGCCGCATCGTCGACATGCTGGCCGAGCGACCGGGACCGGAGTTCTTCCATCGCCATGCCAGCGCACTGGCGTGGATGGCGCTGATCACTCTTGTGGCGCGACCAGTGTTTACCGGTCTGCACAATCTGCTGGTCAATCAGGCGATCGTGCCGGGCTTGAGCAACCGCTCGCGTTGGCTGATGCACAACTACGTGGTGCGCCAGAGTCTGGGGTTTTTCAACAACGATTTTGCCGGGCGCATCGCCAATCGTGTGATGCAGACCGGCACGTCGCTTCGCGAATCGGCGGTGCAGATGGTCGATGCGCTCTGGTACATCGTGGTCTACACCGGTAGCGCCCTGTGGTTGTTCGCACAGGCCGACCCATGGTTGATGGTGCCGCTGTTGATCTGGCTGGTGGTGTATGTCGGGCTGATGGCGTTCTTCGTGCCGCGCATGAAGGTGCGCGCGTGGATCGCATCGGATGCACGCTCCAAGGCGACCGGTCGCATCGTCGACGGCTACACCAATATCTCAACGCTCAAGCTGTTTGCCCATGCCGGCCGCGAGGAAGCCTACGTGCGCGATGCGATCGACGAGCTGGCGGTCAAGCATCGCGGGCAGACGCGCGTGACCACCGCGATGGACACCGCCATTGCGGTGGCCAATGGCTTTCTGATCGTGGGGACCTGCGGACTGGCGTTGTGGCTGTGGAGCCGTGGCCAGATCAGCGTGGGCGCGATCACGCTGGCGACCGGGTTGGTAATCCGCATCCACAACATGTCCGGATGGATCATGTGGACGGTCAACGGCATCTTTGAAGACATCGGCAGCGTGCAGGACGGCATGCAGACCATCTCACAGCCGGTGCAGGTACAAGACGCGCCGAATGCGGTGCCGTTGCAGGTGACGCAAGGGCAGGTGCGGTTCGAGCACATTCATTTCCACTACGGCAAATGCGGTGGCGTGATTGCCGGGATGGATCTGCAAGTGCGTGCAGGCGAGAAGATCGGCCTGGTCGGGCCATCGGGTGCGGGCAAATCGACGCTGGTCAACGTGATGTTACGGCTGTACGACCTGGAGCAGGGGCGCATCTTGATCGATGGGCAGGACATTGCGCTGGTCACCCAGGAAAGCCTGCGCGGGCAGATCGGCCTGGTGACGCAGGACACCTCGCTATTGCATCGTTCGATCCGCGACAACCTGCTGTACGGTCGGCCGCAGGCGACCGATGCGCAGATGTTGGAAGCCGTGCGCAAGGCGCGTGCCGACAGCTTTATCGACACGCTGGTGGATGGCGAAGGGCGGCGCGGTTTCGATGCGTATGTGGGCGAGCGCGGGGTCAAGCTGTCTGGTGGTCAGCGTCAGCGCATTGCGATTGCGCGCGTCTTACTCAAGGACGCACCGATTTTGATTCTGGACGAAGCCACATCGGCGCTGGATTCTGAAGTGGAAGCAGCGATCCAGGACAGCCTGGATGCCTTGATGGGCAACAAGACCGTCATCGCGATCGCTCACCGCCTCTCGACTATCGCGCGCATGGATCGGCTGGTGGTGATGGACGCCGGACGCATCGTCGAAACCGGCACGCATGCGGAACTGATCGCGCAGGGCGGGCTGTATGCGCGGCTGTGGGCGCGGCAGACCGGTGGATTTGTCGCGGCGGATAGGTGA
- a CDS encoding cation:proton antiporter: MTTAQMSMYFFLQAATILLVCRLVGMLAKRIGQPQVVGEMIAGVMLGPSLFGLLLPQWQASLFPKQTMDMLYVFAQFGVGLYMFLVGTDFRGEHFRARYRSAMSVSMAGIAVPFALAFAMCPWLIDVDGLFSEKAKLMEASLFLGAAIAITAFPMLARIIHERGLTNSPLGTLALTAGAFDDAAAWCILAVVLASFGGSWGNAYLAIGGGVGYALFMVFVGRHLLRRLANYVVPDQPLSNSVLAVILILFCLSAWAMDAIGIHAVFGGFLLGVCLPRGALTEKLREMMQPFVVVLLLPLFFTYSGLKTQLSVLLQPQIMLAGVAILAASFIGKGVACWAAARATGENNRDAMAIGSLMNARGLMELIIINIGLQAGVIDQGLFSVLVLMAILSTLMATPLFNWIMRRHANVTDAVPSLQ, encoded by the coding sequence ATGACCACTGCGCAGATGTCGATGTACTTTTTTTTGCAGGCCGCAACCATCCTGCTGGTTTGCCGGCTGGTGGGCATGCTGGCCAAGCGCATTGGGCAGCCGCAAGTGGTTGGCGAGATGATCGCCGGCGTGATGCTGGGGCCTTCGTTGTTCGGCCTGCTGCTGCCGCAGTGGCAGGCGTCGCTGTTCCCCAAGCAGACCATGGATATGCTGTACGTGTTCGCGCAGTTCGGCGTGGGCCTGTACATGTTTCTGGTCGGCACCGATTTCCGGGGCGAGCACTTCCGCGCGCGCTATCGCAGTGCGATGAGCGTGTCGATGGCCGGAATCGCGGTGCCGTTCGCCTTGGCATTTGCCATGTGTCCGTGGCTGATCGACGTGGATGGCCTGTTCTCGGAAAAAGCCAAGCTCATGGAAGCGTCGCTGTTTTTGGGTGCGGCGATCGCGATCACTGCGTTCCCGATGCTGGCGCGCATCATCCACGAGCGCGGTCTGACCAATAGCCCGCTGGGGACGCTGGCGTTGACTGCCGGTGCGTTCGACGATGCGGCGGCGTGGTGCATTCTGGCTGTAGTATTGGCCAGCTTCGGCGGCAGTTGGGGCAACGCCTATCTGGCCATCGGCGGTGGCGTCGGCTACGCGTTGTTTATGGTCTTTGTTGGCCGCCATTTGCTGCGCCGTCTGGCCAACTACGTCGTCCCGGACCAGCCGCTGAGCAACAGCGTATTGGCGGTGATCCTGATACTGTTCTGCCTCAGCGCATGGGCGATGGATGCGATCGGTATCCATGCAGTGTTCGGCGGCTTCCTGCTCGGTGTTTGCCTGCCCAGGGGCGCGTTGACCGAAAAGCTGCGCGAGATGATGCAGCCGTTTGTGGTGGTGTTGTTGCTGCCGCTGTTCTTCACTTATTCGGGTCTGAAGACCCAGCTCAGCGTGTTGCTGCAGCCGCAGATCATGCTGGCCGGCGTGGCGATTCTGGCCGCATCGTTCATCGGCAAGGGCGTGGCGTGCTGGGCCGCGGCGCGTGCTACCGGCGAGAACAACCGCGATGCGATGGCGATTGGTTCGCTGATGAATGCACGCGGCTTGATGGAGCTGATCATCATCAATATCGGCTTGCAGGCCGGTGTGATCGACCAAGGCCTGTTCTCGGTGCTGGTGCTGATGGCGATCCTGTCCACGCTGATGGCTACGCCGCTGTTCAACTGGATCATGCGTCGCCACGCCAACGTGACCGATGCGGTGCCGAGTCTACAGTAG
- a CDS encoding DUF72 domain-containing protein: MIDLFACTPPALDGIHVGIGGWVYAPWRAGMFYPEDLVQRRELEYASRHVTAIEINGTYYGAQKPATYAKWRDEVPPGFVFSAKAPRRITQSRTLAGTKAQVEDFIGSIVELGQTLGPLVWQFEQGHRLQTDDLDEFLSLLPRRAGHRALRHVLEIRDHDAVDASLVAMVRRHGVTTVFTDSEKHPSFADLSTEVVYARLMRSQAQLHAGYPAPALARWAERIQAWRRGEDPADLPHVDAATRVARTPREVFVFFISAAKERNPAAAMALLQGLSSR; this comes from the coding sequence ATGATTGATCTATTCGCTTGCACCCCGCCCGCGCTCGATGGCATCCACGTCGGCATCGGCGGTTGGGTGTATGCGCCTTGGCGCGCGGGCATGTTCTATCCAGAAGACCTGGTGCAGCGCCGGGAGCTGGAATACGCAAGCCGCCACGTCACCGCTATCGAGATCAACGGAACGTATTATGGTGCGCAAAAACCAGCCACTTACGCGAAGTGGCGCGATGAAGTACCTCCTGGATTCGTATTCTCGGCAAAGGCCCCGCGCCGCATTACCCAGTCGCGCACGCTGGCCGGCACCAAGGCGCAGGTGGAGGACTTTATCGGCAGTATTGTCGAGCTCGGCCAAACCCTGGGGCCGTTGGTGTGGCAATTCGAGCAAGGGCATCGCCTGCAGACCGACGACCTGGATGAGTTCTTATCGCTGCTGCCCAGGCGGGCGGGCCATCGTGCGCTGCGCCATGTGCTGGAAATTCGTGACCACGATGCAGTGGATGCCTCACTAGTGGCGATGGTGCGCCGCCACGGTGTGACTACGGTCTTCACCGATTCGGAGAAGCATCCATCTTTTGCCGATCTTTCCACCGAGGTTGTTTACGCACGCTTGATGCGCAGCCAGGCACAGCTACATGCGGGTTACCCGGCGCCAGCACTGGCACGCTGGGCCGAGCGTATCCAGGCCTGGCGGCGCGGCGAGGACCCGGCTGACCTTCCGCATGTGGACGCGGCTACGCGAGTTGCAAGGACGCCGCGCGAGGTATTTGTATTCTTCATCAGTGCCGCGAAGGAGCGTAATCCGGCAGCGGCGATGGCATTGTTACAGGGGTTGAGTTCGCGCTAG